The nucleotide window TGCAAACCCTGTAACCACTGCCAAAAATGATCGGGTGTTTCTGTGAAGGCACTCATTTCTCCAACGGGAACATTGAGTAAATGGCATGACCAAGGGGTACTATAAGCCACTCCCACATCTACGGGAGGACGAGGTTCTATTAACTTGATGGTTAAGGGATAGGTCGATTGTTTGAGGAGATGGATCGCTACCATAGAACCACTAAACCCGCCCCCAATGATAGCTATAGTCTTGGCTTGAGACATTTTTTTGTTGCTCGATTTAATCAATATTGATTTGCAATTGTATTTAAATTGTATTTCATTTTTATTAAATGTCAAGCCTAGTTAAGGGCTAGGAACAGGACGACAACTGACTCGGTTATCCCAATAGATGTAGGCTTTTAGTCTGAGAATCTCAACGAAAGGTTAAACCCAAATTGATATTCTGCCGACAAACCAGCCTCCACTGTGGCACAATCAAAATGGTATACTCTAATATCTGTCATAGTATATTGCTCAACCGAGTAGGACTGATACTAAAATGGTTGAGAAACTAACTCAAGAAAAAAACTGTCAATTCAGCCGTGGGGTTGTGGAGGACAACAAAATTGGACGAATTAAGATCAGCCCTGGAGTTAGCGACAGAAGAGGAACTACAACAATTAACCCAAATCCTCTTTAGTCGTAAATTTAATCCCTTAGACTATTTACAAGCACCCGATCCCATTGCCGTACAAAGTCAAGATTGGAATAGTTGGTTAGATGCGATCGAGAAACGCTTTCGATATCTAGCCGCCGATGGAATAACGGTTTTAAAAGGAAAAACTCAACAAGTCAGTTACCGAGAAGCCTTAATTCGAGTCTGTCACTATCTAAAAATTCCCTACTCGAATCAAATGACCACCACTGACATAGAAGCAGAAATCTTTTTACAGTTGATTAAAAAAGCTTGGAAACGTTTACCAGAAACAGATAAAAAATCTCTCACGATAAAAATACAACAATCTTTAGCTCAATCTGCTCTCCCCGAACCCTTACCGGTTCAACTTCAACATAATCCGATTAATCTAGTTCTCAAAGGCAGTAGTGCTTTTGCGGTTAGTTCCGTTATTAAACCCCTAATTCTCAGACAAATCGCCTATCAATTTACCCTCCATTTTGCCCGTTATCAAGCGACTTCTAGCGCCCTGGTGACAGGAGGATCTTTAGCCGCGGCCAGTGTAGAAAATCAACTCGCCCTCCAAGCAGCTAAACGGGGTATGGTCATGACCGCAGCCCGTTATGGCACAATTAGGAGTCTATTTGCCGTTGTTGGCCCGATTTTGTGGGGGTGGTTTATCGCCGATTTAGGATGGCGGGCGATCGCCACTAATTATGGTCGCATTATTCCGGCAATTTTTGCCTTAGCCCAAATTCGTCTAACTCGTGAGGACTGTTGGGAATTCGCTTAACGTTAAAATTGAATATTTTCGACAATGGGTAATGAGAAAAAGCCAAGTTTAACATGGCAATGGAACTGGGTTAAAGTATCCGTTTTAATCTTTCCTCTGCTTTCAAAATTGGGAGGATTAGGCTTATTAATTGCAGCAATTGGCATTGCTCGGCAAGATTATCGTCTCATCTTGAAATATCCCCCCAATTGGGTCATAGCCCTTTTTAGTTTGTGGTTAATTATTACTTCAGAATTAGCCCATGATCCTCAAGAAGCTTTGTTAGGAGTGGCTAATTTTTTACCCTTTTTATTTTTGTTTGTTACCTATACCCTTTTAATTCAAACTCCCTCCCAACTCCGTCAGTTAGCCTGGATGTTAGTCATTCCCAGTAGTTTGATCGTTCTGTTAGGATTAGGTCAACTTTATTTAGGTTGGGAACTTCCCCCCTCAATCAGTTTCTTGAGTGGGAAATTAGTCCCCTACGGACAACCAACGGGAAGAATGTCTTCTCTGTTTATGTACGCTAATCTCTTAGGATTTTATTTACTGATTGTTTTTATTCTGGGATTAGGATTAGCCATAGAAACTTTCCAACGTTGGCAAATCGAAAAAAAGAAAGCTATCGGACGAGTTTTAGGGTTTTTAACTTTTACCTTAGTAGCTGATGGAATCGGATTACTTTTAAGTAATTCTCGCAATGCCTGGGGACTGGCTTTACTCGCTTGTATTGCCTTTGCTGTCTATTTAGGGTGGGTTTGGATTTTAGGGGTAATTGGGGTCATAATCGGGGCAGTTGCCGGGGCAAGTTGGGGGCCATCTCCCCTCAAAGAAGGATTAAGGGTAATCGTTCCTGCCTTTTTTTGGGCTAGACTTTCGGATCAATTATATCCCGATCGCCCTGTAGAAACTCTCCGTATTACTCAATGGAAATTTGTGGGACATTTGATTACTCAACGACCTTTAACTGGGTGGGGATTGCGAAATTTTACCCCCTTATATCAGGCTGAAATGGGAATTTGGATGGGACATCCTCACAATTTATTTTTAATGTTATTGGCAGAAACCGGCCTTATTGGCACAGGTTTATTATGTGGGTTAGTGGGTTGGATTTTATTTAAAGCAGTGGGTTTACTGGGATTTTATGCTTCAAAAGAGACTGAGGAATTGATAACAAATAAACGGGATAAATTAATTCTGTTTACTTACTTAGTCGCTTGGGGAAGTTGTATTTTATTTAATTGTTTTGATGTGACAATGTTAGATGGAAAAATTAATGTCATCGGCTGGTTACTGTTAGCTGCTATTAGTGGAATCGTCTATCGATCGCTCAACCGTAAATTAACACCCCTAAAAGATGTTTCTTGGGGTTAAGAAGTTAAAAAATATCAAAGATGAATGAGCAAGGTGACAAGAACGATAAAATAAAAAAATATCACCGAAAATTGACAGTCTAAATTATATAGTTAAGCGAATGAAATCCTACCTAGCGGCAGCGATTCAAATGACCAGCAAACCTGACTTAGAGAAAAATTTAAGTCAGGCAGAAGAATTAATAGAACTAGCAGTCCATAAAGGGGCAGAATTGATCGGATTGCCAGAAAATTTTGCTTTTTTGGGCAATGAAGAAGATAAATTAGCCCAATCTGAAGCGATCGCCCTTAAAAGTGAAAAATTTCTCAAAACAATGGCGCAACGGTTTCAAATCACTCTGTTAGGAGGAGGATTTCCCGTTCCTGTCGAAGCTAATGGCTCAAAAGCTTATAACACTGCGTCTCTAATCGATAAAGATGGGACAGAAGTGGCCTGTTATCGGAAAGTTCATCTTTTTGATGTGAATGTTCCTGATGGCAACACCTATCTCGAATCGAATACCGTCATGGCCGGAAAAGAGTTTCCCCCTCTGTATGTTTCAGAAGAGTTGGGGACGATCGGCCTATCTATCTGTTATGATGTGAGATTTCCCGAACTGTATCGTTATCTTTCTGCTAAAGGGGCTGATCTTCTCTGTATTCCGGCTGCTTTTACGGCTTATACGGGTAAAGATCATTGGAAAATTTTACTACAAGCTAGGGCAATTGAAAATACTTGTTATGTTATTGCACCTGCACAAACGGGAAATCATTATGCCAGACGCTATACTCATGGTCACGCCATGATTATTGATCCTTGGGGAGTCATTTTAGCCGATGCCGGAGAAACTCCCGGTATGGCGATCGCAGAAATTAATCCGATTCGTCTTGAACAAGTCAGACAACAAATGCCTTCTTTAAAACATCGGGTTTTGAGTTAATTATAAATTATTAAATTGAGCAAGGGAACAAGAGGGGACGGTGTCTTACCTACGTTCCTTGTCTCGATCGGCAATTGACAAGGGTTTGAGTTTCCCCAAAATATAATAATTTATCGAAAAACTTGGGAAAAATTTTTAATTAGATTAAAACAAGTTTTGGTAGAAATTACTGCAAAAACTTAAGCAATTTTTGTTAAGGTATTAGATAGAGTGTATTTATTCCTATCCCCTAAGTTTATCCACGCCTTGAAAAAATTTCTATGGTTAATAGTATCCACAGTCTTCATCAAATCGAAAAGCACCGTCAAGAATTTCCGGGATTAAATAATAAAATTTATTTTAATTTTGGGGGACAGGGTACATTACCCCGTTGTGCCTTAGAAGCAATTATTGATGCTCATAATTATCTTCAGCTACAAGGGCCTTTTTCGATTAAGGTCAATACTTGGATTCAACATAAAACAGAACAATTAAGAGAAGAAATCGCCTCGGAATTAGGAGCAACGCCTCAATCAATTACTTTAACTGAAAATGTAACAGCCGGGTGTAATATTGTTTTATGGGGCATTGACTGGCAAAAGGGAGACCATATTTTATTAAGTGACTGTGAGCATCCGGGAATTATTGCGATTATCAAAGAACTCGCTCGCCGCTTTGAAATTGAATTTTCTACTTGTCCGATCAAAGAAACCCTCAACGGGGGTGATCCCGTTACGGTTATTGCTCAACATTTACGCCCTAATACTCGCTTATTAGTGATTACTCATCTCCTTTGGAATACGGGACAATTATTACCCTTAAAAGATATTGTTAAATTGTGTCATCATCACGGGCCAGGAGAAAAACAGATTCGTGTTTTAGTGGATGCCGCTCAATCAGTCGGATCTATCCCTCTAAATTTAAGGGATATACAAGTCGATTATTATGCCTTTACAGGACATAAATGGTTATGTGGGCCAGCCGGAGTTGGTGCTTTATATATTCGCCCTCAAATGATTGAGAGTTTACACCCTACCTTTATTGGATGGCGAGGGATTGAACAAGATCCCTTTGGATACCCCGTCGGATGGAAAAATAACGGACAACGTTTTGAGGTGGCAACTTCTGCTTATCCTCAGTATGAAGGGTTACGGGCGGCGATCGCGCTTCATCATCAATGGGGAACACCTGAAACTCGATATCAGCGCATTTGTGAGTTGAGTGCATATCTTTGGCAACAATTATCTGAATTTGAGGGGATACAATGTCTGAAAAATTCTCCGCCACAAGGGGGATTAGTCTCTTTTCAACCTAAATATAAGATCTCTTCTCAAACCTTAGTTCAAGCCTTAGAAAAAAGAGGATTTCTCTTAAGAACCTTATCTAATCCTAATTGTGTCCGGGCTTGTATTCATTATTTTACTTTACCGGCAGAAATTGAACAGTTAGTTGAAGCGATTAAAAATATAGTGACTAATTCAAATGAGTTGACTTAAAATAAATGGCTAGAAGAGTTCTTTTAAAATTGATTGAGTTAACCTATTAATTTGGGTCGTTTTTGTTGAGTATAATGGTTAATCCATTCTTGATTTAATTCCATTTTTTCAAAGTCTTTCCAGATTCTTTCATCTTTAGCACAACTATATTTTTTACAGACTGATGGACGATTTTCATAAATTTTACAGCCTTTAGTTTCTGGATCATTATGGGTACAATAACCCTCTTTTTCCTGTCTAATAAAATAAGGACGACCGAGATCCCATTTAATTTGTCCAGACTCAACTTCTTGAGGACTTAAAGCAAAATCTAACTTACAACATACAGCTTGACAAATGGGTAATCTTTCTTGACAATTAACCGGAATAAATTCATCATCTTGTTCTCTATCCATTCTTAAGGCCAAGTTAGGATTACAGCTTTCTCCTTTTTCTACTATTTCTTGTCGGACTTGTGCAACAGCTTTGGCAAAATCATCGGCGGAAACAATCCCTTTTTGAATTAAAATATCAATAACGGCATAGAGAAAAGATTCTATTTCATTAATTCGAGTAGAATATTGACTTAAAAGGGTATGAGTAAAAAATTCACTCCGTTCTAGTTGAGTTTCCAGTTTTTCTTGTTCGTTATTCATGGTTAATTATTAACTCTGTCTTAATTGATTTCTTAAATTTAATCCCATAGATTGATAAGTGTTATTCTCAATTTTTAAAAGCTCTGACTCTTCTTTAGGTTCAAGTAATTGGTCTAAATCTCCATACATAGCCGTAAATCGATATTCTAGAGCTTTCTTTCCTTCTTCATCAGGAAATACTTTAATAATTTGTAAGGCACAATCTCGATGTTGTAAAGCCATCCAAATTAAATAATTTTTTGCCTCTATTTTATCTAAAATTTCTTTGATTCTCTGGGATTTAACAATAATTTGATGATCTTCAATAATAGATAATAATTCTTCTCGATCGGGATGAGAACATTCAAGCCCGTATAATAGGGGTAGAGTAATTTTCCCTCGATGTAAATCGGATTTTCCGACCGGTTGCCAAATTCCCTCTAAATCATTAAAAATTTGGATCGCTAAACCGAGATGATACCCGTAAATTTTACAGATTTGTATCCATTCTTGATGATTTGTGCCTATCATTGCTCCTAAAGCGGTAGCCATTGCATAACTATAACCGGTTTTCATTTCGATAGTTTGCCAACAGTCTTCCCAGGTTCTACTCATCCCTTGTATATCTCTTTCTTGTCCGGCAAGCAAGGTAAAATAACCGTCTATAAAAGCTTGATATAATGGCGAGCCATCAGCTTTATTTTTTAAGGATAAATCCCCGATAATTTTAAAGGCTAATGTTTTAAAAGTATCAGCATAATTTAAGGCAGAAGCAGACCCAATCACATGATGTAAAGCATTAGGTTTGTCTTGGTCTTGTAAATCATCTAAAATGCGAATACTGATGGCACTGGCTAACAAGGCGGCACACAAAGGAATGGTCTGATTAGGATCTCCTCCTACCGCTTTACAAGCAGCAACCACTGGGATAATTTCTGGGATAATTTCAGTTTGAAACCAACTATCAGTTAATTGATAAAGTTGTGTCCATTGAGGGGGAATTTGGGCGAGAAGATAGTCTTTAATAATGGGGTAAAGGGGGGTTAACCAGTTCATGGCTTCAGGGATTATTGATTAGAGTTTTGTAATTGTTTTTTAATAATATTGCGTTCTTCAACACTGGCATCTGCACTATACTCTTGATCGGATAAAGTTAATAAAAAACTCGCTGCTAAATCGCTAATTTGCCATTGATGAACTTTAGTTAAGGTTCTCGCTTCTCCATCTAAATAATTAAGGGAATTTGTGTTATTTAAAAGTTGACTTAAACAGGCTTGAATATTGGGAATTTTAAGTAAATGTTCCCCACTTTCGCTAGGTGTGCCGCCAGGGAGTCCCCACCAATCACTAGGCAGTTGTTCTAAGGCGGTACAATATGCCTGAGCAACGGTATTAGGGGATGCTTTTTGTTTGATTTCTGGAACAATTTCCAAGGCGAAGAAGTTTTCTAGAGGATTGAGTTTTTCCCAAAAAGGATCGTCTATTTGTTGAATGATATTTTTTACAGTTTCTCTTTCTTTTAATCCTTCAAGAGAAAAATAACTGCGACTATCTTTGATACATTTGTCTAAGGCGGATTTCAGTTTTTTTAACATCGTTTCCTGTGCCAATAGAGTTGTATGTGTATAATTATTAGGTAAAATAGCCTGACTATTCGATAACCAAAAACCCCCTAAACCTAGGGTTATTCCAACTGATAAAATGATCAATAGATTTCTGATTAACATAACATTGAATTACTCAGTAATCGTGGGCGCTTGATCAATTCCACTGCCTGGAGTAGCGACAGATTTATTCCATTTATCGATCGCTTCATCCCGTTGTTTTAAAAGAGCATTTCCTGACGAGAGAAGGGTGGGAGTTTGTTCTTGATAATGACTGCTCGAACTATCATATTCAAACCCCCACAAGACCGCACCAAAAGACGTTCCTGTACTGACATCGATCGCAGTGGCGACAAATTGCATCGCGGTAGGATCGAGTACCCCCGGAGTATCCCACATCCAAGGGTTAGATCCTTTAAATTTACCCGTTTGAGCATTGCCTCGACTAACCACTTTACCGCTTTTATTTTTAGTCATTCCATAGAGAGGGGTTTTATCTTTCCCCGGATCGGCGCGATCGACTCTCCAACCACTTTTAGTCGTGCGTTCTGCTCTTTCTTTTGTCATACCGGCATCACTCGCTTTTGTCGACCAATTGCCGGCGGATGTTCCCCGTCTTGCTGTTTGTAAAAATCCGATTTCACTGCTGCCGGTCTTATCATTGGGAGTCATTTCAATTTTGATATAATATTCCCCATATTCCGATTTTGTTGGGGCTTTATCTAATCCGTGTTCTACCTTAAATTCTCCGTAAGTTCCTTTTAAATTGGTATTTTTTCTGCCTAAAGATGGGGAAAAAGATGGATTAGACGCACATCTTCTAATGGTACTTGAAGAATCTTTTAAGGTGACGGGTGTTGACTTAGGATTATGATGAAGTTGTTGCTGTTTGGCTGCAATTTTAGATGTAGTATTTTCTTGTTGAAATTGAGTAATTTTTTGACGGAAGAGTTGACTATTTTGAGTAGCTGATCCAGAAATTGAGGAAATATTGCGCCAGAGGGGTTGAATAGACATCTCTGTTTTTGACTGTATTGCGACTCCATTGGGGGTTGATGAATTAGGAGTCGTAACAGAAATGTTGGCTAAATTATGACTTAGGCGAGCCGATCTTTCTAGTTGTTCTCCTAAATCAAACGTTTTATCCTGTTGTAATTCACCCTCTGGTTCTTCACTGTGATCGTGTGATTGAACTCGTTTAATTTGGGAAGTCACAGGTGAAGTTGAGGAGGGGACTTTTTGAACCTCGACCCGCTCCATAATATTTCTTTCGTGTTGAGTGTAGTATCTCTTTTAATTATCCCCTAAAAAGTCAGAAATGTAACTAGACTTTTGGCTAGTTTTTTCGGTTTTATGGGGAAAGACTTATACTCCTTCTTAAAAATCAAACTCCTGTTTTTGATGCGTCACCGGACGCATCCTACAATTTCTGTTCAAAATTCATCAACTTTATTGTTAGCGTTTGACTGAATTGGGCAAAAAGTCTATTCTTGATATTGTTTTAAGAGTTGGGGAAGATGATCGACCCCTTCAACGCCAATAATTTCTATCAGTTTAGGGCGATATTGTACGATTAAACTCTGAAATTTTTCCTGTCCTACTCGACCTTGAATAACCGTTAATAGCCCGGCTGCTCCTCGCCATTCTTTAGTCCCGATACGCTCTAATAAATACATTCCCAAACACCCATTATAGACGGCTCTTTCTACTTGATTGAGATTGTAATAAGCTTCTGCTAAATAGGTAAAACTGATCCCTTGAAGATATAAATCTCGGACTAATTGCGCTGCTTTAACTGCTTTTTCTAGATAATCATAGGCTACGGTCGGCTGATTAATCACCAAATAAGCAATACCCAAACTATTGTAACACAGAGCTAAACTTTGATGATCTTCTAATCGTTCTGATAATTGCAATCCTTGTTCTAAATAACTGATGTTTTGTTGATAAACTTCTAGGCTGATTTCTTCTGTTGCTTGAGCGGCTAAAACTTGACTATAACCTAAATTGGCGAGAGCGTTAGCTTCTCCTAATCTATCCCCCGTTTGACGCGCTAAAATTAAGGCTCTTTGACTATAATTAATAGCGATCGCATATTCTTTTTGAGCAATACTGTTGCGACTGAGATGATTAAAATTAGCAATTTGACAGAGATTATCTCCCGCATCTTGAGCAATTCTTAGGGCTTCTTGATGAAAAGTATTTGCTTGTTCATATCGCCCTAAAGTTCGCTGAGAATAACCGAGTATGGTGAGAATGCGCCCCTTTTCTTGAGTGCCTTCGATTTGTCTTAAAGGTTCACTCAAATAATTAAGGGTATCCCGTAAACTATCGCCCCAAAATGAGACAAAAACTCCTCCATATAGGGGAAAATCTGGCCGTTGGGCAAAGGTTCTTAAAATTTGTAATGTGATTTGAAAACAGCCTTTTGCTAATAGTTGACGAGTCAGAGAATTGAGATTAGTTGCTTGTTGTAACCCATTAGATAACTCACACCAAATCACAGCAAAAGTGAGTAAAGTGGCATTAGATAATCGTTTTCCCCAGGTAGCACTATAAGGTTGTTGATCAAACCAATTCACTAATCCTTGTTGTAAACTCCTCAGAATAATGACAAGTTCTATCCAAGCACTAATATCTTGATAATTTTGAGTTTTAGCGAGTTCGGTTACGGGTTGATTAAGCGCTTGCAATTCAAATAAATGACGGGGAAGAGGACTATCTAAACGTTTAGCCCAAATTGTCCAAGGACTATTTGAACCCGGTATTCCTTCAAAACCGACAGATTTATTCCCTCCTTGATAAATCCAGCTAACCAGATCATTCTCTAAATTCCGAAAAGATTCTAATCCTTTTAAAAGTCCTCTAGAAAATAAATGTAATTGATTTGCTTCTTCTGAACTATTAAGAGAGTCAGCCGTTTTAGTCAAAGAATCAGCTAATTGTTTAATCTGATTTCGGTTAAGACTATTAGTTTGATTGAGGTCAAGTTTTTGTAATAAAATAGAAAAACGATCTTGAGGTGATGCCTGAAGAATATCCTCACTGGCTTGAGAATAAATATTGATGTCTTGTTTTTCTTTTTGCCATCTTTCCCAAACCCCTCCAATCGTGTCTAATGCTCTTATTTGACGACTAATTTTAGCTTTTTTTGCTTCACTGGTTTGGTGTTCGAGTTGTTCTTGTGCTATCCTCACTCGTTCATTTAAACAGCGTTCAAAGATTTCACCGGTTCCGGATTGGATTTCTTTAACTACCATTTGATAGAGTTGCTCTTTTGAGAGAATTTTACCTTGGAGAGTTGCGGTGATCGCTTGTTCGATAAAATTTTGATATTGCTGTGGTAATGAGAGTTCTGGAGAATTTGAGGGCTGATAATGAGATTGATCAGTCATAATGTCAAAATTTGCCTTTATTAAATAGTATAATTTGTAGTCTAAGGTGTCATGATCTGATCTTAACTTTGTGTTAAGGTCTACTGGTAGAAGCGCCAATAAGAGTTAAATAAAGTTTGGGTTTAATTAAATTAGTTGAAAAATGAGCAATTATTCCATTCAATCTCCTATTATTCAAGCAATACACACGGCTGTTCAAGGAAGGGCTAGATATAAGGTTAATCGGCTTTATCATTCGGAATCATTAAAAAGATATCTTGAAAGTGAATTATCAGAGTATAAAGGCATCAATCAAGTTCGTGCTAATGTTTGGACGGGAAATATTTTAGTTATCTTTGATAAAGAGATCAGTCTTGATAGCCTCAGTAAAATTCTTCAAAATGTTGTTTTAGATTATAGACAACATAGGGATGAACTTCTCAGAAAAAATTTGAGTGCTACCTCAGTAAGACAAGAGGAATTGGTATTATCGGGGGTAAATCAGTCTGTCGCTTCAACACCTCAATCTCTGAGCGAACTGGACAATAAAAAGGACATTGAAGGTATAGATGAGCCAGATTTTCTTAACCGAAATGGCTATCACAAAAATGGGTCACTGGTGATGATAAATACCCTGTTGAATAAATCTTTAAACCAAGCCAATAAACACCTAATTTGGATCGGGGGAACGGTGGGAACTCTTGCCATTGCGACTGGGTTACTCCATTATTTTAAACTGGATACGGCTATTTTACTCTTTCTTCAAAAGCTACACACCCCAATTCTTGACCGTATCATGTTAGGAATTACTTTTTTAGGAGAACCCGGCACATTACTATTAGTTTGTTTAGGCTTAATCATTAGTCCCCTGACTCCTAAACGAAAAGAAACCACCACAACTTTAAGCCTTGCGACTCTTGGGGCAGTGAGTTTAAATTATTGGTTAAAAATCCGATTTGGCCGCTTACGTCCTGCTTTATGGAGGCAAATTATTAGAGTTAGGCATTATAGTTTTCCTAGCGGTCACGCGATGATGTCGAGCGTAACTTACGGGTTTATTGCTTATTTATTAAGTAAACAATTTCCCCAAAGACGAACAGAAATTTTGGCCGTTAGCTCTATTTTAATTGTTGCGATCGGCTTAAGTCGGCTATATTTAGGAGTACATTGGCCAACGGATGTATTGGCGGGTTATGCTGTTGGTTTAGTGTGGTTAAGTGCTTGTATTTTCTTTGTAGAGTTATAGGACTTACGCAGTTACCCTAATTGTAGGATGCGTCCCCGACGCATCACGCCATAAATAGTGTTTTTTAGCCCAGGAGTGCGTAAGTCCTGAGTTAGTCATTAGTCATTAATTTTTTCTCAAAATCCCTCGATAAAATCTTTCATAGTGTCTTTGGATTTTAAAGATCCAGCAATTGTTGTTGATCAATATATCCGCCGACAATGACAAAGGGTGATGAAATCGTTGAACTGGGCGCAGATATAAACTTATTTCATCTCTATTTCTTCTTGTTGCCCGGGTTGAGCGACAAACTCTTCTGGATCGGCTCGTTCATCTAAATTAATCCCTACCCGTTCATAATGCCAATACTCCGGACTTTTTGCGTAATCTTTTACCGGTCGATGTAATCCAAAAACTAGCGCGAGTGCATCAACAATGGGATCATAATAGTTAAAAACAAAGGGAAAAGTTACATCATAAGCTTCCCCTCCACAATGATTACTAATTCCACCGGGTCTAATATTCGGTCTTCTTCTAGAATCACTTTTTGCATAGCCTTCTGCACATATGGCCGTAGCTAATTTCACCGAGCCTCGAATTTCTGTAATAATTGATAAAATTTCTGGCTCTTGTGCCTTTGTATCTGTTTGTTGCAGAGCCGTTTTTAAACGTTGGACTTGACTGGAAGTCGCCCATTGATTTCCATCATCATCTCTGCCATTAATATCTATCAATTCACGGGCAAACTTTAAGCGGGATGCGGGTGACTCCAGTGCCCCACTTTTCGGGGCGAGAGTCCATCTCATGGCGTTATAATGGGCTATTTTTGAAGATCTAGCCCCATAGCCTCCCGTAGGCGCATCATTAATTAGTTTTTCATGATAGAGAAATTTATAAAATAAATCTAATCTTTTAATTAAATCTTCATTTAATTTCGTTTCTCCATTTTCTCTCGCTTGTTTAGAAACTTGTAAGACTGGCTCTTGAGGTTTTTCAAACGTAAATATAAACTCTTGCGCTCTCTCTAAAAGGTCTAATTGATTATTCGTAAAACTTTTTTTCTTCAGTAATTTTTTGAGTTTGATATTAAAAGCTTTTTCTAAAGCCGCTAAAACTTTACTATATTTTTGGGGGTCTTTTTTGAGATTATCTAATCGACTCCCAACTACTAATTCTTTTTCAATAATTCGAGAACTGAGCAAGGTTAAATTCTTTTTATCAATCCAAAATTCATTACCCTCATAGTCCATCACTTGGGCATACACTCGCTCTTTATGTTTGCTTTGCCCTTCTGTGCTAGTTTGTATTGTTTGGGATTGAATTTCTAAGACAACTACCTCTAGAGGAAATTCTATTTTTTCTCCGGTTGGTTCATCGGGAGATTTAAGTTTAGAGGTTCCGGCTTTAATGACTCCAAAATTTTGATCGAGCGATCGGGTTTCCCCCACACTAATAAAACTTTTTTTAGCTTGAGAATCTTGGTTATAATCGATTTTGGCGGTTTTTGGGGTGGTAAGTTCCTTTCCTTGACGGCTAGAATCTCCTAAAGGAGTGGCATAAGTTAAATCAAAAGTGTTAAGGTTCGTTCTGGCTGTCCATCCCCATTGTCTAACTGGCCCATAAACCTGAGCCGGCATTAGTTCTTGAACCAGTGCATAAGTGGTTTTACCCTGTTTGGTGGTTTCGATAATTTGTACTGGAGAACCTAAAGGTATTATGTTTTGAGTTGATTTTAATTCCGGGGGAGGGGTGCGGATCAAGGCTTTCGGATCTGTGACAACTAAAGTGTTTTGTTGGCGCGATCGATCGGTTTGCGGCTGTATTGGCAGTGCAGATGGATTGACAAGGGA belongs to Gloeothece citriformis PCC 7424 and includes:
- a CDS encoding tetratricopeptide repeat protein; the protein is MTDQSHYQPSNSPELSLPQQYQNFIEQAITATLQGKILSKEQLYQMVVKEIQSGTGEIFERCLNERVRIAQEQLEHQTSEAKKAKISRQIRALDTIGGVWERWQKEKQDINIYSQASEDILQASPQDRFSILLQKLDLNQTNSLNRNQIKQLADSLTKTADSLNSSEEANQLHLFSRGLLKGLESFRNLENDLVSWIYQGGNKSVGFEGIPGSNSPWTIWAKRLDSPLPRHLFELQALNQPVTELAKTQNYQDISAWIELVIILRSLQQGLVNWFDQQPYSATWGKRLSNATLLTFAVIWCELSNGLQQATNLNSLTRQLLAKGCFQITLQILRTFAQRPDFPLYGGVFVSFWGDSLRDTLNYLSEPLRQIEGTQEKGRILTILGYSQRTLGRYEQANTFHQEALRIAQDAGDNLCQIANFNHLSRNSIAQKEYAIAINYSQRALILARQTGDRLGEANALANLGYSQVLAAQATEEISLEVYQQNISYLEQGLQLSERLEDHQSLALCYNSLGIAYLVINQPTVAYDYLEKAVKAAQLVRDLYLQGISFTYLAEAYYNLNQVERAVYNGCLGMYLLERIGTKEWRGAAGLLTVIQGRVGQEKFQSLIVQYRPKLIEIIGVEGVDHLPQLLKQYQE
- a CDS encoding phosphatase PAP2 family protein; protein product: MSNYSIQSPIIQAIHTAVQGRARYKVNRLYHSESLKRYLESELSEYKGINQVRANVWTGNILVIFDKEISLDSLSKILQNVVLDYRQHRDELLRKNLSATSVRQEELVLSGVNQSVASTPQSLSELDNKKDIEGIDEPDFLNRNGYHKNGSLVMINTLLNKSLNQANKHLIWIGGTVGTLAIATGLLHYFKLDTAILLFLQKLHTPILDRIMLGITFLGEPGTLLLVCLGLIISPLTPKRKETTTTLSLATLGAVSLNYWLKIRFGRLRPALWRQIIRVRHYSFPSGHAMMSSVTYGFIAYLLSKQFPQRRTEILAVSSILIVAIGLSRLYLGVHWPTDVLAGYAVGLVWLSACIFFVEL